A region from the Desulfomarina profundi genome encodes:
- a CDS encoding NIL domain-containing protein, with translation MFTQIYLLRFPKDTSDQPFVYRLVKEYDIEFNILKADILLQREGVMIIELKGSSKSNVKAGLDYLRKMGIKIERLAARIRRDDGKCFQCGACTAVCTPGALYIKRPEMEVIFDAEKCTGCSLCVSLCPVRAMEVSLGEDWVLFEAFKV, from the coding sequence GTGTTTACGCAAATATATTTACTCCGTTTCCCGAAAGATACTTCCGACCAGCCTTTTGTTTACAGGCTGGTCAAGGAATATGATATTGAGTTTAATATTCTCAAGGCTGATATCCTGCTGCAGAGAGAAGGGGTTATGATTATTGAGTTGAAGGGCAGCAGTAAAAGCAATGTCAAGGCCGGCCTTGATTACCTGAGGAAAATGGGAATCAAGATTGAACGACTGGCAGCACGTATCCGTCGGGATGATGGAAAATGCTTCCAGTGCGGTGCCTGTACGGCGGTATGCACTCCCGGTGCCCTTTACATAAAACGTCCTGAAATGGAAGTGATTTTCGATGCCGAAAAATGTACTGGTTGCAGTCTCTGCGTCTCTCTATGTCCGGTCAGGGCCATGGAGGTATCCCTGGGGGAAGACTGGGTACTGTTTGAGGCCTTTAAGGTCTGA
- a CDS encoding outer membrane protein assembly factor BamD, with product MERIKKTRYVRLFHLFVFACLAAILLAGCAELKSTFDFISDTPVEEPQDLPSKSLAIKGMDDYNVGKYFTAIEFFEEILNRYPFSPEATLAELKAADCSYHLGRYQEALLLYEEFENHHPTNESIPYVMFQKAMCNYKRIDRIDRDTSGAVEAIELFKQLLKAYPESPYTEEAKSLIASATEFLANHEFFVAEYYVRTEKYNQAEIRLKYILNMYPNTSITDKAKKLLARIEAGDPPRSQLTKWFPKIDLPDWSFFANDEADTAAEEFKH from the coding sequence ATGGAGAGAATAAAAAAAACACGGTACGTCAGGCTGTTTCATCTTTTCGTTTTCGCCTGTCTGGCAGCTATTCTGCTCGCCGGATGTGCCGAGCTGAAATCCACCTTTGATTTTATCTCTGATACACCGGTGGAAGAACCGCAGGACCTTCCGTCCAAAAGCCTTGCCATAAAAGGTATGGACGATTACAACGTCGGAAAATATTTCACAGCAATAGAATTTTTCGAAGAAATACTCAACAGATATCCTTTCAGCCCGGAAGCCACCCTTGCAGAACTGAAAGCTGCCGACTGCAGCTATCATCTGGGCCGCTACCAGGAAGCACTGCTGCTGTATGAAGAATTTGAAAATCACCATCCGACCAACGAGTCTATTCCCTATGTCATGTTCCAGAAAGCCATGTGCAACTACAAACGTATTGACAGAATTGACAGGGATACCTCGGGTGCCGTTGAAGCGATTGAACTGTTTAAACAGCTGCTCAAGGCCTATCCCGAATCACCCTATACTGAAGAGGCAAAATCTCTTATTGCTTCAGCAACGGAGTTTCTGGCAAACCATGAATTTTTTGTAGCGGAATATTATGTCAGAACGGAAAAATACAATCAGGCCGAAATTCGTCTTAAATATATTCTGAACATGTACCCGAATACGTCAATAACAGATAAAGCAAAAAAACTTCTGGCAAGAATTGAGGCAGGGGACCCACCCAGATCTCAGTTGACAAAATGGTTCCCGAAAATCGATTTGCCCGACTGGTCATTTTTTGCCAATGATGAAGCAGACACTGCGGCGGAGGAATTCAAGCATTGA
- a CDS encoding NAD(P)/FAD-dependent oxidoreductase, with product MLIEKGSPGGQVLLTDWVDNYPGFPEGISGFDLVEKMTQHAKRFDLNIMTEEVTRVDLSDEKKKILHLTGDRTVSCDSLILCTGASANTLGVPGEHELRGKGVSYCGTCDAPFYRNMHVAVIGGGNTAVQEADYLTKFASRVTVIHRRDELRATKIVQETAFANEKIDFIWNSQVTAIEGENGVEKLQLLNKDGSTSTLEVEGVFVLIGVTPNNEVLPLDLLKADKWGFIPTDIESRTAVPGVMAAGDICSKDVRQIVNGAGEGAVAVLAAEKYLNNLK from the coding sequence GTGCTGATCGAAAAAGGCTCTCCGGGAGGGCAGGTTCTTCTCACTGACTGGGTTGACAATTACCCGGGATTTCCTGAGGGAATATCCGGATTTGACCTGGTGGAAAAAATGACCCAGCACGCCAAACGTTTCGACCTCAATATCATGACCGAAGAAGTCACCAGGGTTGACTTAAGTGATGAAAAGAAAAAGATTCTCCATCTCACCGGAGACAGGACTGTCAGTTGTGACTCTCTTATCCTGTGTACCGGAGCCAGTGCCAATACCCTGGGCGTTCCCGGTGAACACGAGTTGCGTGGCAAAGGTGTCTCCTATTGCGGTACATGTGATGCACCTTTTTACAGGAACATGCATGTGGCTGTAATTGGTGGTGGAAATACTGCTGTCCAGGAAGCTGATTATCTCACTAAATTCGCCAGTCGTGTTACCGTAATCCACAGAAGGGACGAGCTGCGGGCAACCAAAATTGTCCAGGAAACTGCTTTTGCCAATGAAAAAATAGATTTTATCTGGAACTCACAGGTCACCGCAATTGAAGGAGAAAACGGCGTTGAAAAACTCCAGCTTCTCAATAAAGATGGTTCCACATCCACCCTGGAGGTAGAGGGAGTCTTTGTCCTGATTGGAGTCACCCCCAATAATGAAGTTCTCCCCCTGGACCTTCTCAAGGCTGACAAATGGGGGTTTATTCCGACAGACATAGAATCCCGTACCGCCGTTCCGGGAGTAATGGCCGCTGGAGATATCTGCAGTAAAGATGTCCGCCAGATTGTCAATGGTGCCGGGGAGGGCGCAGTTGCAGTACTGGCAGCGGAAAAATATCTCAACAACCTGAAATAA
- the trxA gene encoding thioredoxin produces the protein MYDSNSKEMLMASDKVLQLNDAEFDATVKSEQPTLVDFWAPWCGPCKAIGPVIEDLAEEYDGKITIAKMNVDDNPVTPGKFGIRAIPTLILFKDGEVVDQITGSVGKSQLVDLINKAG, from the coding sequence ATATATGATTCCAACTCAAAGGAGATGCTCATGGCCAGCGATAAGGTTCTGCAGTTAAACGATGCGGAGTTTGATGCTACAGTAAAATCAGAACAACCAACCCTCGTGGATTTCTGGGCTCCCTGGTGCGGCCCCTGCAAGGCAATTGGGCCGGTGATCGAGGACCTGGCAGAAGAATACGACGGAAAAATCACTATCGCAAAAATGAATGTAGACGACAACCCCGTCACGCCTGGAAAATTCGGCATTCGCGCCATTCCCACCCTCATTCTTTTCAAGGACGGAGAAGTAGTTGACCAGATCACGGGGTCAGTAGGAAAATCTCAGCTGGTTGACCTTATAAATAAAGCCGGTTGA
- the hemL gene encoding glutamate-1-semialdehyde 2,1-aminomutase, which yields MENSVSQDLFGKACKIIPGGVNSPVRACRSVGCDPVFIVKGEGASVFDADGNEYIDFVCSWGPMILGHAHPSTVAALGEAAKAGTSFGAPTPSEIDLAAMVVEAVPSIEKVRFVNSGTEATMSAVRLARGYTGRNVVVKFDGCYHGHADSFLVKAGSGVLTLGIPGSPGVPEDIVKNTISIPYNNEEILEKTLRDENLDIACVIIEPVAGNMGCVIPRDGFLKKLRELTRELGIVLIFDEVITGFRLSYGGAQEYFDVIPDLTCLGKIIGGGLPVGAYGGRAEIMNYIAPDGPVYQAGTLSGNPLAMAAGRATLELLQRPGFYGELEEKSAGFAEKLMDVAEKTGMEVRLNRVGSLMTSFFTANDVFDFESAMKADTERYACHYRQMLSRGIYLAPSQFEVAFISAAQSKNDLDKAVKMTEWSFKKLLEK from the coding sequence ATGGAAAATTCAGTTTCTCAGGATCTTTTTGGAAAGGCGTGTAAAATAATTCCCGGTGGGGTAAACAGTCCGGTTCGGGCCTGTCGGTCGGTGGGCTGTGATCCCGTTTTTATCGTCAAAGGTGAGGGAGCATCTGTTTTTGATGCGGACGGCAATGAATATATTGATTTTGTCTGTTCCTGGGGGCCCATGATACTGGGACATGCTCATCCTTCAACAGTTGCCGCATTGGGTGAGGCGGCAAAAGCAGGTACCAGCTTCGGGGCGCCAACGCCATCGGAAATTGACCTGGCTGCCATGGTTGTGGAAGCAGTACCTTCAATTGAGAAAGTTCGGTTTGTGAACTCCGGAACTGAAGCAACCATGAGTGCGGTAAGACTTGCCCGCGGGTATACAGGTAGAAATGTAGTGGTTAAATTTGATGGCTGTTATCATGGCCACGCTGATTCTTTTCTGGTGAAAGCAGGATCGGGAGTACTCACTCTTGGTATTCCGGGCAGTCCCGGTGTCCCTGAAGATATTGTAAAAAATACCATTTCAATTCCCTATAACAACGAAGAGATTCTTGAAAAAACCCTTCGCGACGAAAATCTTGATATAGCCTGTGTCATTATCGAACCTGTGGCGGGGAACATGGGGTGTGTGATACCCCGGGACGGTTTTCTGAAAAAGCTAAGGGAGTTGACCCGGGAGCTGGGTATTGTTCTAATCTTTGATGAAGTCATAACCGGATTCCGATTGAGTTATGGAGGTGCTCAGGAATATTTTGATGTCATTCCCGATCTCACCTGTCTGGGTAAAATAATAGGTGGCGGTCTTCCTGTGGGTGCCTATGGTGGACGGGCTGAAATAATGAACTATATTGCCCCGGATGGGCCGGTTTATCAGGCGGGGACCCTGTCCGGCAATCCCCTCGCAATGGCGGCCGGCCGGGCAACACTTGAGTTGCTGCAGCGGCCCGGATTTTATGGTGAGCTTGAGGAAAAGTCCGCCGGTTTCGCTGAAAAATTGATGGATGTTGCCGAAAAAACAGGTATGGAAGTCAGGTTGAACCGCGTCGGCTCCCTGATGACATCATTTTTTACTGCAAATGATGTGTTTGATTTTGAATCAGCAATGAAAGCGGACACGGAACGGTATGCATGTCATTACAGGCAGATGCTTTCCCGGGGAATTTATCTGGCTCCTTCACAATTTGAAGTGGCTTTCATATCTGCCGCCCAGAGTAAAAATGATCTGGACAAGGCCGTGAAAATGACTGAATGGTCATTCAAAAAATTGCTGGAAAAGTGA
- a CDS encoding AtpZ/AtpI family protein, giving the protein MSGVKKEFVQLLANYGHIGFTFAASILIGLGGGIYLDQKVFDGRTSPWFTFIGLAFGIAAGYKSLFEILWRDRNLEKKSDKEDQGD; this is encoded by the coding sequence ATGTCTGGTGTGAAAAAAGAATTTGTTCAACTCCTGGCAAATTATGGTCATATTGGCTTTACGTTTGCAGCTTCAATTCTCATAGGTCTCGGCGGAGGGATTTATCTCGATCAGAAAGTGTTTGATGGACGGACATCACCATGGTTCACTTTTATAGGTCTGGCGTTTGGCATTGCGGCCGGATATAAATCGTTGTTTGAAATTCTCTGGCGTGACAGGAATCTGGAAAAAAAGTCAGACAAAGAGGATCAGGGGGATTGA
- a CDS encoding ATP synthase subunit I, with protein MSREEFSSLHRMQMVCWFVLAILILGALIFSSVSFAMAVFAGGLIANISFLVSHRDIMGFIGSITSHADPERRQAEADQGRKGYILKFWLRIVIIGIVLFFLIQSRTVNIFGLILGLSTVVIAVGFVSMELIGRYYFSGRR; from the coding sequence TTGAGTAGAGAAGAGTTTTCGTCCCTGCACCGGATGCAGATGGTCTGCTGGTTTGTCCTGGCAATATTGATACTGGGAGCACTGATTTTCAGTTCCGTCTCTTTTGCAATGGCTGTTTTTGCGGGAGGACTTATCGCAAACATCAGTTTTCTCGTTTCCCATAGAGATATCATGGGATTTATCGGGTCCATAACATCTCACGCAGACCCCGAGAGAAGACAGGCTGAGGCGGATCAGGGCCGGAAAGGGTATATCCTCAAATTCTGGCTGCGCATTGTAATTATAGGTATTGTATTGTTCTTTTTAATTCAAAGCAGAACAGTCAATATCTTTGGACTAATTTTAGGGTTGTCAACGGTAGTGATTGCGGTGGGTTTTGTTTCCATGGAACTGATCGGACGCTACTACTTCAGTGGGAGGAGGTAA
- the atpB gene encoding F0F1 ATP synthase subunit A, which yields MEHPILFISIILEKLGLPIPHGPVGHTFLEKLCEPYMTYTWLVMAFLFFVSKLTLGNLEMVPGKGQNFWEIVVGGMDDFFAENMGREMTDKLFPMIATFGLYIAIANLIGLIPGFMSPTASINTTLACTIIVWIVHHIIGFRAHGLNYYKHFIGPVWWLVWLLFPIELISNFARLISLSIRLFGNIMAKETLLTILFMLAGAFFAPLPIMILGVLVSLVQAMVFVLLTVVYISQADAHAH from the coding sequence ATGGAACATCCGATACTATTTATTTCAATTATTCTCGAAAAGCTTGGGCTGCCGATACCACACGGGCCGGTTGGACATACTTTTCTTGAAAAGCTGTGTGAACCGTATATGACATACACATGGCTGGTCATGGCGTTTCTCTTTTTTGTGAGCAAACTCACACTAGGAAATCTTGAAATGGTTCCCGGGAAAGGCCAGAATTTCTGGGAGATTGTAGTTGGCGGAATGGATGATTTCTTTGCCGAAAATATGGGCAGGGAAATGACCGATAAGCTTTTTCCCATGATAGCAACATTCGGTCTTTATATTGCAATCGCAAATCTTATCGGTTTAATTCCCGGCTTCATGTCCCCGACAGCGAGTATCAATACAACTCTGGCTTGTACTATTATTGTATGGATTGTTCACCATATTATAGGGTTCCGGGCTCATGGATTGAATTATTACAAACATTTTATCGGGCCTGTATGGTGGCTGGTCTGGTTATTATTTCCAATAGAACTTATCAGTAACTTTGCCCGGCTTATTTCCCTCTCAATTCGACTTTTCGGAAATATCATGGCCAAGGAAACATTGCTGACTATTCTCTTCATGCTGGCAGGTGCATTTTTTGCGCCCCTGCCCATTATGATACTTGGTGTCCTTGTCTCACTTGTTCAGGCAATGGTTTTTGTTCTGTTGACGGTAGTTTATATTTCCCAGGCGGATGCCCACGCCCATTAA
- the atpE gene encoding ATP synthase F0 subunit C has protein sequence MEGNIQLALICVGAALSIGLAGLGAGIGIGSVGNGACQGLARNPEVQPKLMVFMILGMALAESVAIYGLVVSLILLYANPLLG, from the coding sequence ATGGAAGGAAATATTCAGTTAGCTCTTATCTGTGTGGGTGCAGCTCTGTCAATTGGTCTTGCGGGTCTTGGAGCAGGTATTGGTATTGGTTCTGTTGGTAACGGTGCCTGTCAGGGGCTCGCCAGAAATCCTGAAGTTCAACCTAAACTGATGGTGTTCATGATTCTCGGTATGGCTCTCGCAGAATCAGTAGCTATTTACGGACTGGTTGTTTCTCTTATCCTCCTCTATGCCAATCCGCTGCTTGGGTAG
- a CDS encoding nucleoside phosphorylase: MENEETDILIHPRRGKKERVIPETGLLLVNPAEAEKAHLFVRNDGGESRFLFNSNLSVDVKKGFFVAGPSIGAPMAVMTMEKLIALGAKRIILFGWCGAIVEKVAVGDVILPDGAVAGEGTSQYYAESAGISPSQKLQSELAHFFADNDFPAKTGKIWSTDAIYRESRQKLLSLKDEENIVGVDMEFSALCSVAQFRKIEFAAVLVVSDELYHARWKPGFAATFFKKNCKVAIGLLLDKFLPEGM, from the coding sequence ATGGAAAATGAAGAAACTGATATCCTGATTCATCCCAGACGAGGAAAAAAGGAAAGAGTCATTCCGGAAACAGGCCTGCTGCTCGTTAATCCTGCAGAAGCTGAAAAAGCCCATCTTTTCGTAAGAAATGACGGGGGAGAGTCCAGATTTCTCTTTAATTCGAATCTTTCGGTGGATGTTAAAAAAGGTTTTTTTGTGGCTGGACCTTCCATTGGAGCTCCAATGGCGGTTATGACCATGGAAAAACTGATAGCTTTGGGAGCAAAAAGGATTATTCTTTTTGGCTGGTGTGGGGCGATAGTTGAAAAGGTGGCTGTTGGTGATGTAATCCTTCCAGACGGAGCCGTCGCCGGCGAAGGGACATCGCAGTATTATGCAGAATCAGCGGGGATTTCTCCATCACAGAAACTTCAGTCAGAGCTGGCACATTTTTTTGCTGACAATGATTTCCCAGCAAAAACCGGGAAAATATGGTCGACCGATGCCATTTATCGAGAAAGCAGGCAGAAACTGCTTTCCCTGAAAGATGAGGAGAATATTGTGGGAGTGGACATGGAATTCTCTGCACTCTGCTCGGTGGCACAGTTCAGAAAAATTGAATTTGCCGCCGTTCTGGTGGTGTCTGATGAACTGTATCATGCACGCTGGAAGCCAGGGTTTGCTGCAACTTTTTTTAAAAAGAACTGCAAGGTTGCTATTGGTCTGCTTTTAGATAAATTTCTTCCGGAGGGGATGTAA
- the rimO gene encoding 30S ribosomal protein S12 methylthiotransferase RimO, protein MPSFNLISLGCAKNLVDSEIMLGCLTAGGWDFAESPEESDLLLLNTCGFIEPAVEEAIEEILELVKIKAQFPEKKLVVVGCLVQRYREKLATSLPEVDLFIGTEGAAKIADLVAPLFDGRESPPVVLLERMIMNSSLPRLISTPGARAWLKITEGCDNRCAYCMIPSIRGNLRSRTVEDLVAEAQNLERRGIKELSLIAQDSTAYGNDLGQGTNLVQLVRELLLHTSVPWLRLLYLYPSGITDELLELISANPRVVPYLDIPFQHVNDRILKNMNRRYGRNELHLILGKIRKEIPDIAIRTTFLVGFPGETEKEFMEIESFLREEMIDHVGVFSYANEEGCPSEKYDGQLSQDEKKRRCDHILALQADLSRDIQQKYVGRVEPVLVEGVSRETELLLEGRTRYQAPEVDGCVYINEGEANAGDIVHVRISSAQVYDLVGGIVGGDDTVSDF, encoded by the coding sequence ATGCCCAGTTTTAATTTGATCAGTCTTGGATGTGCAAAAAATCTGGTAGATTCAGAAATTATGCTTGGCTGCCTGACCGCAGGTGGTTGGGATTTTGCTGAATCACCAGAAGAGAGTGATCTGCTGCTACTTAATACCTGTGGATTTATTGAACCGGCTGTTGAGGAGGCAATTGAAGAAATTCTGGAACTGGTAAAGATCAAGGCACAGTTTCCTGAAAAGAAGCTGGTAGTGGTGGGGTGTCTCGTTCAGCGTTATAGGGAAAAACTGGCAACAAGCCTGCCGGAAGTTGACCTTTTTATTGGTACGGAAGGCGCAGCTAAGATAGCAGATCTTGTTGCACCACTTTTTGACGGAAGAGAATCTCCTCCGGTTGTTTTGCTGGAACGGATGATTATGAACAGTTCTCTACCCCGTCTTATTTCCACTCCGGGAGCCAGGGCCTGGTTAAAAATAACCGAAGGATGTGACAATAGATGCGCCTATTGTATGATCCCATCGATTCGCGGTAACCTTCGGAGTCGGACGGTAGAAGATCTCGTGGCGGAAGCACAGAATCTTGAGCGGCGGGGAATAAAAGAACTGTCCCTTATTGCGCAGGATTCTACCGCGTATGGTAATGACCTGGGGCAGGGGACGAATCTGGTGCAGCTTGTCCGGGAGCTGCTTTTGCATACATCTGTTCCCTGGTTGCGTCTTCTCTATCTTTATCCTTCCGGAATCACGGATGAACTTCTTGAGTTGATCTCAGCAAATCCCAGGGTGGTTCCCTACCTCGATATCCCGTTTCAGCATGTGAACGATAGAATATTGAAGAACATGAATAGAAGATATGGCAGGAATGAGCTGCATCTCATTCTGGGAAAAATAAGAAAGGAGATTCCGGATATTGCCATCAGAACCACTTTTCTTGTTGGTTTTCCCGGAGAGACGGAAAAGGAATTTATGGAGATTGAATCTTTTCTGAGGGAAGAAATGATCGATCATGTGGGTGTGTTCAGCTATGCAAACGAAGAGGGATGTCCTTCGGAAAAATATGATGGGCAGCTGTCCCAGGATGAAAAGAAGAGAAGATGTGATCACATTCTTGCACTGCAGGCTGATCTTTCAAGGGATATACAGCAGAAATATGTGGGCAGGGTTGAGCCGGTTTTGGTGGAAGGAGTCAGTCGGGAAACTGAATTACTTCTGGAAGGCAGGACAAGATACCAGGCCCCGGAAGTAGACGGCTGCGTCTATATTAACGAGGGAGAGGCAAATGCCGGCGATATTGTGCATGTCAGGATCAGCAGTGCTCAGGTATATGATCTTGTGGGAGGGATCGTCGGAGGAGATGATACGGTCTCTGACTTCTGA
- a CDS encoding HU family DNA-binding protein codes for MNKSELIEALAQEINIPHREAAAITTTVIETMTEALARGESIEIRGFGSFVIKKYDSYEGRNPKTGKKIMVKPKKLPFFKVGKDLREKVNANKKQ; via the coding sequence ATGAACAAATCAGAACTCATTGAGGCATTGGCACAGGAAATAAACATACCTCACCGTGAAGCAGCAGCAATCACTACAACTGTTATCGAAACGATGACTGAAGCACTGGCAAGAGGTGAAAGTATCGAAATCCGTGGCTTTGGCAGTTTTGTTATCAAAAAATATGATTCATACGAAGGTCGGAATCCAAAAACCGGAAAAAAAATAATGGTTAAACCCAAGAAACTTCCATTTTTTAAAGTGGGTAAAGATCTGCGGGAAAAGGTCAACGCCAACAAAAAACAGTAA
- a CDS encoding pseudouridine synthase yields the protein MNPLRLQKYLAHCGVASRRKCEEFIQAGRVRVDGKIVDQPGVKITPGRHNITFDGQPVSQKNKHEYYLLNKPAGYVTTLSDPQGRPVVRSLLKNIHTRLFPVGRLDIDTEGALILTNDGQFAQKVQHPSFETNKTYEAVIRGHIKQSTIRLLEKGIMLEKKMTAPAKIRFLSQKGKNSAIQITIHEGRKRQVRKMFGAVGHPVIHLKRIAYGRLQLRNLPPGQYRKLDGEDLKKVFL from the coding sequence ATGAATCCGTTAAGATTACAAAAATATCTCGCTCACTGCGGGGTAGCATCAAGAAGAAAATGTGAGGAATTCATACAGGCGGGAAGAGTCAGAGTCGATGGAAAAATAGTTGATCAGCCAGGAGTAAAAATCACTCCTGGAAGACACAATATTACTTTTGACGGACAACCGGTCTCTCAGAAAAACAAGCATGAATACTATCTGCTTAATAAACCTGCCGGTTATGTGACAACGCTCTCTGATCCCCAGGGGCGACCTGTTGTCAGAAGTCTGCTGAAAAATATTCACACCCGCCTTTTTCCCGTCGGCCGACTGGATATCGATACGGAAGGAGCTCTTATTCTCACCAATGACGGTCAGTTTGCCCAGAAAGTGCAACATCCGAGTTTTGAAACAAACAAAACCTATGAAGCTGTTATCCGCGGACATATCAAACAATCTACAATCAGATTGCTTGAAAAAGGTATCATGCTCGAGAAAAAAATGACAGCTCCTGCCAAAATTCGATTTCTTTCTCAGAAGGGAAAAAACAGTGCAATCCAGATCACCATTCATGAAGGAAGAAAACGCCAGGTACGAAAAATGTTCGGGGCAGTCGGTCATCCGGTTATACATCTTAAACGTATAGCCTACGGTCGACTTCAGCTCCGCAATCTTCCTCCGGGACAATACCGAAAGCTCGACGGGGAAGACTTAAAAAAAGTCTTTTTATAG